One Deltaproteobacteria bacterium DNA window includes the following coding sequences:
- a CDS encoding FeS-binding protein produces the protein MREKFYLTYPKRLVREPLIYWCSRKFEVVTNIRSASVGEDIGIIALELDGTREAIDGAVAWFREQGVTVEPIEKNVIE, from the coding sequence ATACGCGAGAAGTTCTACCTCACGTACCCGAAACGGCTCGTCCGCGAGCCGCTCATCTACTGGTGCAGCCGCAAGTTCGAGGTGGTGACGAACATCCGCAGCGCGAGCGTCGGCGAGGACATCGGCATCATCGCCCTCGAGCTCGACGGCACGCGTGAGGCGATCGACGGCGCCGTCGCGTGGTTTCGCGAGCAGGGCGTCACCGTCGAGCCGATCGAGAAGAACGTGATCGAATGA
- a CDS encoding radical SAM protein — protein sequence MSLDVHPAYLKLEVAARGVILDPSVRARTALLRPTTGADAVARSLDLVLPDDVWVSASVEERATAGSPFRLLADGERLFLARRNPDGAESLRIEIRAVPQPRFYERHTTRGTPMWRVAAVHGSHLVINPAGACGFSLRGAPCRFCVEGARATAERDAAAPVEEVLEVIRAAFDEGAAEFVYFNSGFFDAEDGGIGFLAPYIDAVRRHFDTLIATQVHPPRDNHWIDRTYAMGVDALSYNLEIFDEDVLKRHCVGRARYIGRERYLEALGYAAQVFPSGTVWSDLVVGVEPAASTMRGIDALTAMAVVPVVAVFRTPEAAGPRMALDASGVTPVLAHLYRAVKERRINMGWMRDLTLGITPLEARHFAGADARLAVAVQQLTRSRLGALAARSLARFRRRLRVRRVSESFDSSHL from the coding sequence GTGAGCCTCGACGTCCACCCCGCGTACCTGAAGCTCGAGGTCGCCGCGCGGGGCGTCATCCTCGACCCGAGCGTCCGCGCCCGCACCGCCCTCCTCCGCCCGACCACCGGGGCCGACGCCGTGGCACGGTCGCTCGACCTCGTGCTGCCGGACGACGTGTGGGTGAGCGCGTCGGTCGAGGAGCGGGCGACCGCCGGGTCGCCCTTCCGTCTGCTCGCCGACGGCGAGCGCCTTTTCCTCGCGCGCCGCAACCCCGACGGCGCCGAAAGCCTCCGCATCGAGATCCGCGCCGTTCCGCAGCCACGCTTCTACGAGCGGCACACGACACGCGGCACGCCGATGTGGCGCGTCGCGGCCGTGCACGGCAGCCACCTCGTGATCAACCCGGCTGGCGCCTGCGGCTTCAGCCTGCGCGGCGCACCGTGCCGCTTCTGCGTGGAAGGCGCCCGGGCGACGGCGGAGCGCGACGCCGCGGCCCCGGTCGAGGAGGTGCTCGAGGTGATCCGCGCGGCCTTCGACGAGGGCGCCGCCGAGTTCGTCTACTTCAACAGCGGCTTCTTCGACGCCGAGGACGGCGGCATCGGCTTTCTCGCGCCGTACATCGACGCGGTCCGGCGCCACTTCGACACGTTGATCGCGACGCAGGTCCACCCACCGCGCGACAACCACTGGATCGATCGGACCTACGCCATGGGCGTCGACGCGCTCAGCTACAACCTCGAGATCTTCGACGAGGACGTGCTGAAGCGGCACTGCGTCGGGCGCGCGCGCTACATCGGCCGCGAGCGGTACCTCGAGGCGCTGGGCTACGCGGCCCAGGTGTTTCCGAGCGGCACCGTCTGGAGCGACCTGGTGGTCGGGGTCGAGCCGGCCGCTTCGACCATGCGCGGGATCGACGCGCTCACCGCCATGGCGGTCGTCCCGGTCGTGGCCGTGTTCCGCACCCCGGAGGCGGCCGGACCGCGCATGGCGCTCGACGCGTCCGGGGTGACGCCGGTCCTCGCGCACCTCTACCGCGCCGTGAAGGAGCGCCGCATCAACATGGGCTGGATGCGGGACCTGACGCTCGGCATCACGCCGCTCGAGGCGCGCCACTTCGCCGGCGCCGATGCGCGCCTCGCCGTGGCGGTCCAGCAGCTCACGCGGTCCCGTCTGGGTGCGCTCGCCGCGCGCAGCCTCGCCCGCTTCCGCCGCCGGCTGCGGGTCCGGCGGGTGAGCGAGTCCTTCGACTCCTCGCACCTCTAG